In Thermus antranikianii DSM 12462, one DNA window encodes the following:
- a CDS encoding helix-turn-helix domain-containing protein: MKRIARKEVVYLAGDRADTLYRLEEGLVRIVELLPDGRTLTLRHVLPGDFFGEEALEGKRYRYAAEALTDGVVRGYDPKAMSHEELHQVARNLARQMRRVQAYETHLQTGELRARIARYLLFLADTPASFRDAQGLYVTASHEEIADATASTRESVSKILSDLRQEGLIATAYRKVYLLDLSALEREAQGVLEAA, translated from the coding sequence ATGAAGCGGATTGCACGTAAGGAAGTGGTCTATCTGGCCGGGGATCGGGCGGACACCCTGTACCGCCTCGAGGAGGGCCTGGTGCGCATTGTGGAGCTTTTGCCCGACGGGCGCACCCTCACCCTGCGCCACGTGCTCCCGGGGGACTTCTTCGGGGAGGAGGCCCTGGAGGGCAAGCGCTACCGCTACGCCGCCGAGGCCCTCACCGACGGGGTGGTGCGGGGGTATGACCCCAAGGCCATGTCCCACGAGGAGCTCCACCAGGTGGCCCGCAACCTGGCGCGGCAGATGCGCCGGGTGCAGGCCTACGAGACCCACCTGCAGACCGGGGAGCTCCGGGCCCGCATCGCCCGCTACCTCCTCTTCCTGGCGGATACCCCCGCCTCCTTCCGGGACGCCCAGGGCCTCTACGTGACCGCCTCCCACGAGGAGATTGCCGACGCCACCGCCTCCACCCGGGAGTCGGTCTCCAAGATCCTCTCCGACCTCCGCCAGGAGGGCCTCATCGCCACCGCCTACCGCAAGGTCTACCTCCTGGACCTCTCGGCCCTGGAGCGGGAGGCCCAGGGCGTCTTGGAAGCCGCCTGA
- a CDS encoding MerR family transcriptional regulator, translating to MTRPGVYTIAEVEAMTGLSAEVLRQWERRYGFPRPERTPGGHRLYREEEVEALKLIRRWLEEGATPQAAIRRYLAQEARPEGLAQALKEALLRADLSQAEALFRQGVRLLGPEGTTQTLVARVLREIGEAWHRGEVSVAQEHLATQFLRARLHELLDLAGYPRSQAVLVTTPPGERHELGAMLAAYVLRRRGFAAMYLGPDTPLQDLRTMVHQVGAKGVVLSALLSECLQALPTGAFKDLAPLVVLGGPGASREEAERLGAVYAESLEELPRLLEMGQKGEA from the coding sequence ATGACCCGGCCTGGGGTGTACACCATCGCGGAGGTGGAGGCCATGACCGGCCTTTCCGCCGAGGTGCTGCGGCAGTGGGAGCGGCGCTACGGCTTCCCGCGCCCGGAGCGCACCCCGGGGGGCCACCGCCTCTACCGGGAGGAGGAGGTGGAGGCCCTTAAGCTCATCCGGCGCTGGCTGGAGGAAGGGGCCACTCCCCAGGCGGCCATCCGGCGCTACCTGGCCCAGGAGGCCCGCCCCGAGGGGCTGGCCCAGGCCCTCAAGGAGGCCCTGTTGCGGGCTGACCTCTCCCAGGCGGAGGCCCTTTTCCGCCAGGGGGTCCGCCTCTTGGGGCCGGAGGGGACCACCCAGACCCTGGTGGCCCGGGTCCTGCGGGAGATCGGCGAGGCCTGGCACCGGGGGGAGGTGAGCGTGGCCCAGGAGCACCTGGCCACCCAGTTCCTCAGGGCCCGCCTCCACGAGCTTCTGGACCTGGCGGGCTACCCCAGGAGCCAGGCGGTCCTGGTCACCACGCCCCCAGGGGAGCGGCACGAACTTGGGGCCATGCTGGCGGCCTACGTGCTCCGACGCCGGGGCTTTGCCGCCATGTACCTGGGCCCCGACACCCCGCTTCAGGACCTGCGGACCATGGTCCACCAGGTGGGGGCCAAGGGGGTGGTGCTCTCCGCCCTCCTTTCCGAGTGCCTCCAGGCCCTGCCCACAGGGGCCTTCAAGGACCTGGCCCCCCTGGTGGTCCTGGGGGGACCGGGGGCCTCCCGGGAGGAGGCGGAGCGCTTAGGAGCGGTGTACGCAGAGAGCCTGGAGGAACTGCCTAGGCTGCTGGAGATGGGGCAAAAGGGGGAAGCATGA